In Clostridium sp. JN-1, one genomic interval encodes:
- a CDS encoding decaprenyl-phosphate phosphoribosyltransferase: protein MDIKAILQLMRPKQWIKNFFVFAAVVFSGKFLDKSVVYYNILTFALFCLTSSTIYILNDIVDIEKDKCHPDKKKRPLPSGRVSKKTAVILDIFVVFCVISLSYLYLNIEILSIFLIYIVVNIFYCFKLKNMVIIDVMTITFGFVLRVESGSLATGVQVSPWLFLCTILLALFIALNKRKSEIIALKDKSASHRKILEEYSVDMIDKMLTIVTPSILMAYCLYTFSSVQSKTMIFTIPFVLYGIFRYQYLMDKKNIGGKPEDVFFKDTPFLINIVLWGISVLLIIYLKL, encoded by the coding sequence ATGGACATAAAAGCGATATTACAATTAATGAGACCAAAACAGTGGATTAAGAATTTTTTTGTATTTGCTGCTGTAGTTTTTTCAGGTAAGTTTTTAGATAAAAGTGTAGTTTACTACAATATATTGACATTTGCTTTATTTTGTCTTACATCATCAACTATATATATATTAAATGATATAGTTGATATTGAAAAAGATAAGTGCCATCCAGACAAGAAAAAAAGACCGCTTCCAAGCGGCAGAGTTTCTAAGAAAACTGCTGTTATACTGGATATTTTTGTGGTTTTTTGTGTTATATCTCTTTCTTATCTATATTTAAACATAGAAATATTATCAATATTTTTGATTTATATAGTTGTGAATATATTTTATTGTTTTAAGTTAAAAAACATGGTGATAATAGATGTAATGACTATAACCTTTGGGTTTGTACTCAGAGTAGAAAGTGGAAGTCTTGCTACAGGTGTACAAGTATCTCCATGGCTATTTTTATGTACTATACTTTTAGCTCTGTTTATAGCACTTAATAAGAGAAAGAGTGAAATTATAGCTTTAAAAGATAAGAGTGCATCACATAGAAAAATATTAGAAGAGTATTCTGTAGATATGATAGATAAAATGCTTACTATAGTGACACCATCTATATTGATGGCATACTGTCTCTATACTTTTAGTTCTGTACAAAGCAAAACTATGATTTTTACAATACCGTTTGTACTGTATGGAATATTTAGGTACCAATATTTGATGGATAAAAAGAACATAGGTGGAAAACCAGAAGATGTATTTTTTAAAGATACTCCTTTTTTAATAAATATAGTATTATGGGGGATATCGG
- the spoVS gene encoding stage V sporulation protein SpoVS yields the protein MEVLKVSAKSSPNSVAGALAGVLRERGAAEIQAIGAGALNQAVKAVAIARGFVAPSGIDLICIPAFTDIEIDGEERTAIKLIIQPR from the coding sequence ATGGAAGTATTAAAAGTTTCAGCAAAATCGAGTCCAAATTCAGTGGCAGGGGCATTAGCAGGTGTTTTGAGAGAAAGAGGAGCCGCAGAGATACAAGCTATAGGAGCAGGAGCTCTAAATCAAGCTGTAAAGGCTGTAGCAATAGCAAGAGGGTTTGTAGCACCAAGCGGTATAGATTTAATTTGCATTCCAGCATTTACCGATATTGAAATAGATGGTGAAGAGAGAACTGCAATAAAATTAATAATTCAACCAAGATAG
- the rny gene encoding ribonuclease Y — translation MNSIIYVIITGIIVAIVLLIMLYLIKNKAETIRSEALKESNRLKEEAKRDAESKKKEAILEAKEEVHKLRADFDKESRDRRNESQRFERRLIQREELLDKKSDMLEKRDENLNKKQQKIDELQQNVEQLYEKQRKELERLSGLTSEQAKEILLDEVNKEIKHESAMMIKEVETRAKEEADKKAREIITCAIQRCAADHVAETTVYVVSLPNDEMKGRIIGREGRNIRTLETLTGVDLIIDDTPEAVILSGFDPIRREVARIALEKLIIDGRIHPARIEEMVEKAKKEVENNIKEEGEQATFETGVHGLHLELIKLLGRLKYRTSYGQNVLKHSIEVAYLAGLMASELGIDPTIAKRAGLLHDIGKAVDHEVEGPHAIIGSEVAKKYHESSIIVNAIAAHHDDVESESLEAVLVQAADAISAARPGARRETLEAYIKRLEKLEEIANSCEGVEKSYAIQAGREIRIMIKPEEVDDAGAVEMARNIVKRIENELEYPGQIKVNVIRETRAIEYAK, via the coding sequence ATGAATTCTATTATATATGTAATTATTACTGGTATAATAGTAGCTATTGTTTTGTTAATAATGTTATACCTTATAAAAAATAAAGCTGAAACTATAAGATCGGAGGCTCTTAAAGAGTCCAATAGATTAAAAGAAGAAGCTAAAAGGGATGCAGAATCCAAAAAGAAAGAGGCAATACTTGAGGCTAAAGAAGAAGTTCATAAATTAAGGGCAGATTTTGATAAGGAATCAAGGGATAGAAGAAATGAATCTCAGAGATTTGAGAGAAGGTTAATTCAAAGAGAAGAATTACTTGATAAAAAAAGTGATATGCTTGAAAAAAGAGATGAAAATCTAAATAAAAAGCAGCAAAAAATTGATGAATTACAACAAAATGTGGAACAATTATATGAAAAGCAGAGAAAAGAACTTGAGAGATTGTCAGGTTTAACATCTGAACAGGCTAAAGAAATATTGCTAGATGAGGTTAATAAGGAAATAAAACATGAATCTGCAATGATGATTAAAGAAGTAGAAACAAGGGCAAAGGAAGAAGCAGATAAAAAGGCAAGAGAAATAATAACATGTGCTATTCAAAGATGTGCAGCAGATCATGTTGCAGAAACGACTGTTTATGTTGTTTCTCTCCCTAATGATGAAATGAAAGGGAGAATAATAGGAAGAGAAGGTAGAAATATAAGGACTCTTGAAACATTAACTGGTGTTGATTTAATAATTGATGATACACCAGAGGCAGTAATTCTATCGGGATTTGATCCTATAAGAAGAGAAGTAGCTAGAATAGCGTTGGAAAAACTGATAATTGATGGCAGAATTCATCCAGCAAGAATTGAGGAAATGGTTGAAAAAGCTAAGAAGGAAGTAGAAAATAACATTAAAGAAGAAGGAGAACAAGCAACTTTCGAAACAGGAGTACATGGTCTTCACTTGGAATTAATAAAGTTATTGGGAAGATTAAAGTATAGAACTAGTTATGGTCAAAATGTATTAAAACATTCTATTGAGGTTGCATACTTAGCTGGTCTTATGGCATCAGAGCTTGGAATTGATCCTACTATTGCTAAAAGGGCAGGATTGCTTCATGATATAGGTAAGGCTGTTGACCATGAAGTAGAAGGACCTCATGCAATTATTGGGTCAGAAGTTGCAAAAAAATATCATGAATCTTCTATAATTGTAAATGCTATTGCAGCTCATCATGATGATGTAGAATCTGAGTCATTAGAGGCTGTACTTGTCCAGGCAGCAGATGCTATATCAGCAGCAAGACCTGGAGCTAGAAGAGAAACTTTGGAAGCTTATATAAAGAGATTAGAAAAGCTGGAAGAAATAGCAAATTCATGTGAAGGTGTGGAAAAGTCATATGCCATTCAAGCGGGCAGGGAAATAAGAATCATGATCAAACCAGAAGAAGTTGATGATGCAGGAGCTGTGGAAATGGCAAGGAACATAGTTAAGAGAATAGAAAATGAATTAGAGTATCCTGGTCAAATAAAAGTAAATGTAATAAGAGAAACACGTGCTATTGAGTACGCAAAATAA
- the recA gene encoding recombinase RecA — protein MANINTEKLKALDSALTQIEKQFGKGSIMKLGENSVLDLDAISTGCLDLDIALGIGGIPKGRVVEIFGPESSGKTTVALHIIAEAQKAGGAAAFIDAEHALDPGYAKKLGVDIENLIVSQPDTGEQALEIAEALVRSGAIDVIVVDSVAALVPKAEIEGEMGDSHVGLQARLMSQALRKLTGAINKSKCSVVFINQLREKVGVMFGNPETTPGGRALKFYSSVRLDVRRIDSIKQGDEIVGNRTRVKVIKNKVAPPFKQAEFDIMYNQGISREGNVLDVGVREELVQKSGSWFSYKETRLGQGRENAKQFFRENPKIMYEIENNIRQKYNLPAVNPKIDEDAKGKDKLKKEEDKLKKEEDTQSK, from the coding sequence TTGGCAAATATTAATACTGAAAAATTAAAAGCACTTGATTCTGCGTTAACGCAAATAGAAAAGCAATTTGGTAAAGGTTCTATAATGAAACTTGGTGAAAACAGCGTATTGGATTTAGATGCTATATCAACTGGATGTTTAGATCTGGATATAGCACTTGGAATTGGCGGTATCCCCAAGGGAAGGGTTGTAGAAATATTTGGACCTGAATCATCTGGTAAAACTACAGTAGCTCTACATATAATAGCTGAAGCACAAAAAGCTGGAGGAGCTGCAGCATTTATAGACGCTGAACATGCTCTTGATCCAGGATATGCTAAGAAATTAGGAGTGGATATAGAAAATTTAATTGTATCTCAACCAGATACTGGAGAACAAGCACTTGAAATAGCTGAAGCACTTGTAAGATCAGGAGCTATAGATGTAATAGTAGTTGATTCTGTTGCTGCACTAGTTCCTAAAGCAGAAATAGAAGGAGAAATGGGAGATTCACATGTTGGCTTACAAGCAAGACTTATGTCTCAAGCTTTAAGAAAACTTACTGGGGCTATAAACAAGTCCAAATGTTCTGTAGTATTTATTAACCAGTTGAGAGAAAAAGTAGGGGTTATGTTTGGAAATCCAGAAACTACTCCAGGCGGAAGAGCACTAAAATTCTATTCTTCTGTTAGACTGGATGTTAGAAGAATAGATTCTATAAAACAAGGTGATGAAATAGTAGGTAATAGAACAAGGGTTAAAGTAATTAAAAATAAAGTTGCACCTCCATTTAAACAAGCAGAATTTGATATAATGTATAACCAAGGAATATCAAGAGAGGGAAATGTTTTAGATGTTGGTGTTAGAGAAGAACTTGTTCAAAAAAGTGGATCATGGTTTTCATACAAAGAAACTAGGCTCGGGCAGGGAAGAGAAAACGCAAAACAATTTTTTAGAGAAAATCCTAAGATAATGTATGAAATAGAAAATAATATAAGACAAAAATATAACCTTCCTGCCGTAAATCCTAAGATAGATGAAGATGCTAAGGGAAAAGATAAACTAAAAAAAGAAGAAGATAAACTAAAAAAAGAAGAAGATACTCAAAGTAAATAA
- the pgsA gene encoding CDP-diacylglycerol--glycerol-3-phosphate 3-phosphatidyltransferase: MNLANKLTILRIILVPVFLIFITIKGIPYGTLISIAIFIIASITDKLDGYIARSRNQVTSFGKLMDPLADKLLVTTALVCLVEYHVIPSWVAIIIIAREFAVTGLRTVAAAEGKVIAASKWGKAKTVTQIIAIVLALINLNYQHVFLGMLEKFIKHPHKFLNMTTDVAMTLAIIITIISGLDYFIKNKEMLRPDK; the protein is encoded by the coding sequence ATGAATCTTGCTAATAAACTTACAATACTTAGAATTATATTAGTTCCTGTTTTTTTAATATTTATAACTATAAAAGGGATACCTTATGGTACACTTATTTCTATAGCTATATTTATTATAGCATCTATAACAGATAAGTTGGATGGATATATTGCGCGAAGCAGAAATCAAGTAACTAGTTTTGGGAAATTAATGGACCCTCTAGCAGATAAGTTATTGGTTACAACAGCACTAGTATGTCTAGTTGAATACCATGTAATTCCTTCATGGGTAGCAATAATAATTATAGCTAGAGAATTTGCTGTTACTGGACTTAGGACTGTAGCTGCTGCAGAAGGAAAAGTTATAGCAGCAAGTAAATGGGGAAAAGCAAAAACAGTTACTCAGATAATAGCTATAGTATTAGCATTAATAAATTTAAATTATCAACATGTTTTTCTAGGAATGCTAGAAAAATTTATTAAACATCCTCATAAGTTTTTAAATATGACAACAGATGTGGCTATGACATTAGCTATAATTATAACTATAATATCTGGACTAGATTATTTTATTAAGAATAAGGAAATGCTTAGACCTGATAAATAG
- the rimO gene encoding 30S ribosomal protein S12 methylthiotransferase RimO, producing MKNNVKIGLISLGCDKNRIDSEIILSNIKIEYIIVDDPREADVIIVNTCGFIENSKQESIDTILEMAEYKKKYKCKLLAATGCLTQRYGKELMDLIPEIDILLGVNDYDKLSGAIESCMNGNQNKFYSCTYSDVNINEGNRVLTTDSHYAYIRIAEGCDNFCTYCIIPKIRGKYRSRHMENILREASDLASLGVRELILIAQDTSIYGIDIYGKSMLHELIKKLSLIDGIEWIRILYCYPEQITQELIDEMARNSKVCKYLDIPIQHISDHVLKAMGRKGTRQDIISNIHKLRQKIKNIVLRTSIIVGFPGETQDDFDELKEFIKDIKFDKLGVFKYSREEGTPAALMNSQITEEIKESREEELMSIQQQISKDINSEKVGKVYDVIVEGKDEEWYGRSYEMTPEVDGLIYFKCDKDLKIGEIVKVKITHAFEYDLIGVVYYESC from the coding sequence GTGAAGAACAATGTAAAAATTGGACTAATAAGTTTGGGTTGTGATAAGAACAGAATAGATTCGGAAATTATTCTAAGCAATATTAAAATCGAATATATTATAGTAGATGACCCAAGAGAAGCTGATGTTATAATTGTTAATACATGTGGTTTTATAGAAAATTCAAAACAGGAATCTATAGATACAATATTAGAAATGGCTGAATACAAAAAGAAATACAAATGTAAACTTTTGGCTGCTACAGGCTGCCTTACACAAAGATATGGTAAGGAATTAATGGATTTGATTCCGGAAATAGATATATTACTTGGAGTAAATGACTATGACAAGTTAAGTGGAGCTATAGAAAGTTGTATGAATGGAAATCAAAATAAGTTTTATAGCTGTACCTATAGTGATGTAAATATAAATGAAGGAAATAGGGTTCTAACTACTGATTCACACTATGCTTATATAAGGATAGCAGAAGGATGTGACAACTTTTGCACTTACTGTATAATACCTAAAATAAGAGGGAAATATAGAAGCAGGCATATGGAAAATATTTTAAGGGAAGCATCTGATTTAGCTAGCTTGGGAGTAAGAGAACTGATACTTATAGCACAGGACACAAGTATTTATGGTATTGATATATATGGTAAAAGCATGCTCCATGAACTTATAAAAAAGCTTTCTCTTATAGATGGCATAGAATGGATCAGAATTCTGTATTGTTATCCTGAACAAATTACTCAGGAACTCATAGATGAAATGGCACGAAATAGTAAAGTATGTAAGTATCTAGATATACCAATTCAACATATAAGTGATCATGTGCTAAAAGCTATGGGAAGGAAAGGAACAAGACAAGATATAATAAGCAATATACATAAATTGAGACAAAAGATAAAAAATATTGTACTTAGAACTTCTATTATAGTAGGTTTTCCTGGAGAAACCCAGGATGATTTTGATGAATTGAAAGAATTTATTAAGGATATCAAATTTGACAAATTAGGAGTTTTTAAATATTCTAGAGAAGAGGGAACTCCTGCAGCTTTGATGAATTCTCAAATTACTGAGGAAATCAAAGAGAGTAGAGAAGAAGAACTTATGAGTATTCAACAACAGATATCCAAGGATATTAATAGTGAAAAGGTTGGAAAAGTATATGACGTTATAGTGGAAGGTAAAGACGAAGAATGGTATGGGAGAAGTTATGAAATGACTCCTGAAGTTGATGGACTCATTTACTTTAAATGTGATAAAGACTTAAAGATAGGAGAAATTGTTAAAGTAAAAATCACTCATGCTTTTGAATATGATTTAATAGGAGTTGTGTACTATGAATCTTGCTAA
- a CDS encoding DNA translocase FtsK, whose amino-acid sequence MIRYMTRKVESYQNNNDVKGILLVTIGILMIISVFSPETSGIVGNFIKKILITIAGLGAFIFPVLIIFIGFCYIAKKKKMKFSTKFYGVILSIINTLLFIQMLVIDNYYVDNNIKLAIRKLYESNTIIHAGVIGILIDIPLLKLFGKVGCYIIFLSLYIISFILMSKITIYEIIYNVKNFIHRNDDDAIKLIDEKEDNIEDCNQNDKKKNFINGINSRIKILNFMKSSEKNKEVEKPKQHPINIECASDKTSDRSMNDEISKRIKSAASIVMYKFPNSNLLNTNTLSKLNKEDKKELIGNASKLEETLLSFGVEAKVIQVSKGPSVTRFEIQPSPGVKVSKIVNLADDIALGLASSGIRIEAPIPGKSAIGIEVPNRELTPVYLREVIESSEFMNSDNNLAFCLGKDIAGNCVISDLSKMPHVLIAGATGSGKSVCINTLIISFLYKYSPDNVKLLMIDPKVVELSIYNGIPHLLIPVVTDPKKAAGALNWAVQEMKRRYKLFADNGVRNIESYNKLTVKGTAQEKLPFIVIIIDELADLMMVSPHDVEDYVCRLAQMARAAGMHLVIATQRPSVDVITGVIKANIPSRISFAVSSQIDSRTILDSAGAEKLLGKGDMLFYPVGEAKPIRIQGAFISENEVERVVSFIKSSHKVPQYQSDIINQIDTNVDTNKDSECDKLLEEATKIVVQANQASTSLLQRRLRIGYNRAARIIDQMEERGIISARDGSKPRQVLIKKDDL is encoded by the coding sequence GTGATAAGGTACATGACTAGAAAAGTGGAAAGTTACCAAAATAATAATGATGTGAAAGGAATTCTACTAGTTACAATAGGCATACTTATGATAATTAGTGTCTTTTCACCTGAGACTTCAGGTATTGTAGGAAACTTTATAAAGAAAATTCTAATAACCATCGCAGGCCTCGGAGCTTTTATCTTTCCAGTACTCATAATATTTATAGGATTTTGTTACATAGCTAAAAAGAAGAAAATGAAATTTAGTACAAAGTTTTATGGAGTAATACTTTCTATTATAAATACACTGCTTTTTATACAAATGCTTGTAATTGATAATTACTATGTAGATAACAATATAAAATTAGCTATAAGGAAATTATATGAATCAAATACAATAATCCATGCTGGTGTGATAGGCATTTTAATAGATATTCCACTATTAAAGTTATTTGGTAAAGTAGGATGCTATATAATTTTTTTGTCATTATACATAATATCGTTTATTTTAATGAGTAAAATTACTATATATGAAATAATATATAATGTAAAAAACTTTATTCACAGAAATGATGACGATGCAATAAAATTAATTGATGAAAAGGAAGATAATATTGAAGATTGTAACCAAAATGATAAAAAGAAGAATTTTATAAATGGAATAAACAGCAGAATAAAGATATTAAATTTTATGAAGTCATCTGAAAAAAATAAAGAAGTAGAAAAGCCAAAACAGCATCCCATAAATATTGAATGTGCATCAGATAAAACTTCTGATAGATCTATGAATGATGAAATTAGTAAACGAATAAAAAGTGCAGCATCTATTGTTATGTATAAGTTTCCAAACTCTAATTTGTTAAATACAAATACACTATCTAAATTAAATAAAGAAGATAAAAAAGAATTAATAGGAAATGCTAGTAAGCTTGAGGAAACTTTGTTGAGCTTTGGAGTTGAAGCTAAAGTCATTCAAGTAAGCAAGGGTCCATCTGTCACAAGATTTGAAATTCAACCAAGTCCTGGTGTTAAGGTAAGTAAAATAGTAAACTTAGCTGATGATATAGCATTGGGACTTGCATCATCTGGAATTAGAATTGAAGCACCTATTCCAGGTAAATCAGCTATAGGAATAGAAGTACCAAATAGGGAGTTAACTCCTGTTTATCTAAGAGAAGTTATTGAATCATCTGAATTTATGAATTCAGATAATAATTTGGCGTTTTGTCTTGGAAAGGATATAGCTGGAAACTGTGTTATATCTGATCTTTCAAAAATGCCTCATGTGCTCATAGCTGGGGCAACTGGATCTGGTAAGAGTGTGTGTATAAATACCCTTATAATTAGTTTTTTGTATAAGTATTCTCCTGACAATGTCAAGTTACTTATGATAGATCCTAAAGTAGTTGAACTCAGTATATATAATGGAATTCCACATTTATTGATACCAGTAGTTACAGATCCTAAAAAAGCCGCAGGAGCATTAAACTGGGCTGTGCAGGAAATGAAGAGAAGATATAAGTTATTTGCAGACAATGGCGTTAGAAATATTGAAAGCTATAATAAATTAACTGTTAAGGGAACGGCTCAAGAAAAGCTTCCTTTTATAGTAATAATAATAGATGAGTTAGCAGATTTAATGATGGTTTCCCCACATGATGTGGAGGATTATGTATGTAGGTTAGCTCAAATGGCAAGGGCAGCAGGTATGCACCTTGTTATAGCTACTCAAAGGCCATCTGTAGATGTTATTACTGGAGTCATTAAAGCTAATATTCCTTCTAGAATATCTTTTGCTGTATCAAGCCAAATTGATTCTAGAACAATATTAGATAGTGCTGGTGCGGAAAAGCTTTTAGGTAAAGGAGATATGTTATTTTATCCTGTTGGCGAAGCTAAACCAATAAGAATACAGGGAGCATTTATATCAGAAAATGAGGTTGAGAGGGTAGTTAGCTTTATCAAATCAAGTCATAAAGTTCCTCAATATCAAAGTGATATAATAAATCAAATTGATACCAATGTTGATACTAATAAGGATTCTGAATGTGATAAATTATTAGAAGAAGCAACTAAAATTGTGGTACAAGCCAATCAAGCTTCTACGTCACTGCTTCAGAGAAGACTTAGAATAGGCTATAATAGAGCAGCTAGAATTATAGATCAAATGGAAGAAAGAGGGATAATATCGGCGAGAGATGGAAGTAAGCCGAGACAGGTATTGATAAAGAAAGATGATTTATAG
- a CDS encoding ATP-dependent Clp protease proteolytic subunit, translating into MPEENDNKNQELKNLKELGTTNTPEGIDRIQILPIIGQIEGHMILPPQTKSTKYEHVIPQLIAVENDKRVEGLLVVLNTVGGDVEAGLAIAEMIRSLSKPTVSLVIGGGHSIGVPLATSADYSFISPSATMIVHPIRMNGLVIGVPQTFEYFKKMQERITEFIVRTSKIKRENLTKLMSQTNDLLNDMGTILIGKQAVDEGLIDEVGGISDAISKLEFLIEKKLAKEK; encoded by the coding sequence ATGCCTGAAGAAAATGATAATAAAAATCAAGAATTAAAAAATTTAAAGGAATTAGGAACTACAAATACACCTGAGGGAATTGATAGAATTCAAATTTTGCCTATAATAGGTCAAATAGAAGGACACATGATACTTCCACCACAAACTAAGTCTACTAAATATGAGCATGTAATCCCCCAACTCATAGCTGTAGAAAATGATAAAAGAGTAGAGGGATTACTCGTTGTATTAAATACTGTCGGTGGAGATGTGGAAGCAGGACTTGCAATAGCAGAAATGATAAGAAGTTTGAGTAAGCCAACAGTTTCTCTAGTGATAGGAGGAGGTCATTCTATAGGAGTTCCTCTTGCTACTTCAGCTGATTATTCATTTATATCACCATCTGCTACTATGATTGTTCATCCCATAAGAATGAATGGGCTTGTAATAGGTGTGCCGCAAACATTTGAATATTTTAAGAAAATGCAGGAAAGAATTACAGAATTCATAGTTAGAACTTCCAAAATTAAGAGGGAGAATTTAACAAAGCTTATGTCACAGACTAATGATCTGTTAAATGATATGGGAACTATTTTAATTGGAAAGCAAGCTGTTGATGAAGGACTAATAGATGAAGTAGGCGGAATAAGTGATGCAATATCTAAATTAGAATTTTTAATAGAAAAAAAGTTAGCTAAAGAAAAGTAA
- a CDS encoding YlmC/YmxH family sporulation protein translates to MSDNLKLYSEMEKYEIINVNDGNKFNYLGNNDTVIDEYGNFKMLILNNNKSKIGLFSKNEFIEVPWEYVKKIGSKTIIIDAEEESLKKYH, encoded by the coding sequence ATGAGCGACAATTTAAAGTTATATAGTGAAATGGAAAAGTATGAAATAATTAATGTAAATGATGGAAATAAATTTAACTACCTTGGAAATAATGATACTGTAATAGATGAATATGGAAATTTCAAAATGTTAATCTTAAATAATAATAAATCTAAAATAGGCTTATTTAGCAAAAATGAATTTATAGAAGTACCTTGGGAATATGTAAAAAAAATAGGATCTAAGACAATAATAATTGATGCAGAAGAAGAGTCTTTGAAAAAGTATCATTAA
- a CDS encoding pitrilysin family protein: MYNLFKLDNGLSIVLEDIDYVNSVSVGLWVKNGSRNESKDNNGISHFIEHMLFKGTKRRSALKIAECIENVGGQINAFTGKESTCFYAKVLDSHLELALDVIADMLFNSKFDPQDIEREKGVIIEEINMGEDLPEDVLVDLHSKASWGDDSISFPILGNAHTVSSFNREQILDYVSSYYVPENSVISISGKFEINSTLKLIKEYFENWVSCNEKLTMYSKPEILNNYMFKKKNIEQLHMILGIPGVEVGNEDIYTLSILNSIFGGGASSILFQKIREERGLCYSIYSYISSFNNTGMVSIYNSLNSKYSEDVVYMIKEEIYKFTQKGISEKKLNIAKEQLKGNYILGLESTSSRMFSNGKSVLFLNKVNTPKDIISKVNKVSIDDVNRVMEKTFKKGIVNSAFVGSNVNLDKLKNIMEKDISLFKASGDKKLI; encoded by the coding sequence ATGTATAACTTATTTAAATTGGATAATGGTTTGAGTATTGTTTTGGAAGATATAGATTATGTTAATTCAGTAAGTGTAGGTTTGTGGGTAAAAAATGGATCTAGAAATGAAAGTAAGGATAATAATGGTATTTCACATTTTATAGAACATATGCTTTTTAAGGGCACTAAAAGGAGAAGTGCACTTAAAATTGCAGAGTGTATAGAAAATGTAGGCGGTCAAATAAATGCTTTTACTGGAAAAGAATCTACATGTTTTTATGCAAAAGTTCTTGATTCTCATCTTGAATTAGCATTAGATGTCATAGCTGATATGCTTTTTAATAGTAAATTTGATCCTCAAGATATAGAAAGAGAAAAAGGAGTAATCATAGAAGAAATAAATATGGGAGAAGATTTGCCAGAGGATGTTTTGGTAGACTTACACAGCAAGGCTTCATGGGGAGACGATTCAATATCCTTTCCTATATTAGGTAATGCTCACACTGTAAGTTCTTTTAATAGGGAACAAATACTTGACTATGTATCTTCCTATTACGTGCCAGAAAATTCTGTTATATCTATTTCAGGAAAGTTTGAAATAAATAGTACATTAAAGCTGATAAAAGAATATTTTGAAAATTGGGTAAGTTGTAATGAAAAACTCACAATGTACTCTAAACCAGAAATTTTAAACAATTATATGTTTAAAAAGAAAAATATAGAACAACTTCATATGATACTTGGAATACCAGGTGTTGAGGTAGGTAATGAAGATATTTATACATTGTCAATTTTAAATAGTATATTTGGAGGAGGGGCATCATCCATACTCTTTCAAAAAATAAGAGAAGAAAGAGGATTGTGTTATTCAATATATTCGTATATATCGTCTTTTAACAATACGGGAATGGTCAGCATATATAATAGTTTAAATAGCAAATATTCTGAGGATGTAGTTTATATGATAAAAGAGGAAATATATAAGTTTACACAAAAAGGAATAAGTGAGAAAAAATTAAATATAGCAAAAGAACAACTAAAGGGAAACTATATTTTAGGACTTGAAAGTACCAGCAGTAGAATGTTTAGTAATGGTAAATCTGTACTATTTTTAAATAAAGTAAATACACCTAAAGATATAATAAGTAAAGTGAATAAGGTTAGTATTGATGATGTAAATAGAGTTATGGAAAAAACCTTTAAAAAAGGAATAGTAAACTCCGCATTTGTTGGAAGTAATGTCAATTTAGATAAACTTAAAAACATAATGGAAAAAGATATAAGTTTATTTAAAGCAAGCGGAGATAAAAAGCTTATATAA